Genomic segment of Bacteroidetes Order II. bacterium:
GGACCACATATCCAATCATGCCATAGTTCATTTCTTCCTCGAAGCCATCGGGTAGGTTCTCTAAGATGACCTCTCGTAGTTTTTGGATTACAGGCTTCCGTTCTTCTGGTAAAGATTCAACGTAAGCGTCGGGAGTTGGGGCTGTAGATTGCATGGTTTTTGGGGATATGTGAAAACGTTCAAAACAATTCTTTCCAGCACTTGCAAAGCACATAGAAAAAAAGTCGTAACACAATTTAAGCCTAAAAAGCGTTTTGCATATTGTTTTTGCTTGATTTATTTTTTATACTATAACCTGTAATAACAACTTATATCCTGTATTTACTTGTAACTAATGTTCAACCCCCAAACCATACCCCTATGCGTCATCATCAGATTTTGATTATCGGCGGTGGAAATGCCGGTATTTCGATTGCTTCACAACTATACCGGAAGAATCGGAATTTAGATATTGCAATTGTGGATCCGGCAGACAAACACTATTACCAGCCAGCCTGGACTTTGGTTGGTGGTGGGGCCTTTGATGTGGCAAAGACCGTCCGTCCGCAAGAAGAGGTCATGCCTTCGCATGTGAAGTGGATACAGGCAGGTTGTACCGGATTTTCGCCAGACGAAAACAAGGTAACCCTCTCGGATGGTGATCAAGTGACCTACGATCAATTGGTGGTTTGTCCCGGCATTCAACTCAACTGGGACAAAGTTAAAGGGCTGCGGTCTGCTATCGAAAACCGCCAGGGGGTTTCCAGTAATTACCGCTTTGAGTGGGCGCCGCAAACGTGGGACTTAATCAGAAACTTTAGCGGGAAAGGCAAGGCTCTTTTCACAGCTCCCAATACACCGATCAAATGTGGGGGGGCGCCACAAAAAATCATGTACTTGGCTGCCGATTATTTTAGGAAAAGCGGCCTTTTAAAACACGACAGTGTCCATTTTTATTCGGGTGGAACAGTCATTTTTGGCGTTCCAGAATTTGCCAAAACCTTAAACGAAGTTATTAAGCGATACGACATCGAAACCCATTTTGGTCATAATCTGGTGGAAGTACGGGGCGAAGAAAAAATTGCGGTTTTCGAGACCGAAGTGTTTGACCATCATGCCCATCAGGCAAAATTAGAACGGATGGGCTGTGTGGTGGTGGACACCAGTCACGACGGGCGGATGGTACAAGTGGGGGTTCCTTTTGAGATCATGCACGCTACACCCCCACAAAGTGCTCCCGACTTTATTCGTGACAGCCCATTAGCCGTTCCGGGCAATGGCTTCGGGTGGTTAGACATTAATAAGCATACGTTGCAACACAACCGCTATGCCAATATTTGGGGGGCGGGAGATGCGACAAGTACCCCAAATGCCAAAACCGGGGCAGCCATTCGTAAACAAGCGCCCGTCTTGGTAGAAAATCTTTTGGCGACAATGGAGAATAAGCAAGGTAACGGGAATTATACAGGCTATGGCTCTTGTCCGCTGGTGACCGGATACCATAAATTAGTCCTTGCAGAATTTGATTACGAGAACAAGCCCATGACCTCGTTCCCGTTTGACCAAACCAAGGAACGTTACTCTATGTGGCTGTTAAAAAAGAACTTACTTCCATATTTGTATTGGAATAAAATTTTGAAAGGAACGGCCTGAAATTGGCATAGAGCACCATTAGGGCAGGTTGTATCCGAAAAGGGTGCAACCTTTTTTTGTTCCTCCTAACGACAAGCGAACCAAATGAGAGGGAGGGCGTTGGTTTATACGCAACGACCTTCAAGTGAACACGCACAACAACATGGAAAAACCCTCGAGAAAACAACGGGAATGGCAGGAACGAGAGGTAAATATCTTGGATGCCGCCTTGCAGATTGCAAAAACCGATGGTTGGGGCGGGCTTACCATACGAAAGATTGCTCAGCGCATTGAATACAGTACCCCCATGATTTATGCGCACTTTGACGGAAAAGAAGCGCTGCTGTGTCGTTTGATGCTAATGGGGTATGAACGGCTAAAGCAAGCGATTTCGTTGGATGGAGGGATGAATGCGCCGGAAGTACTGACCAAGAAGTATCTACAATTTGCGTTAGAACACAATACCTTATACCAACTGATGTTTGGTTTGCAAGGGGCGGTGCTGAACCCAGCCTGCCTTTCCCACACAGCGCAAGCCCACCACGAACTAACGCAGCACTTTGTATCGGTTTGGAAGGACACAACAGTTGGTTTGGCATTTCTGGCGGCCTTGCATGGCCATATATCCATATACCTAACGGGAAAAGAGTTACAAAAAATGGTGCTCTTCAACCAAGTTGAAACACTTTTATTACGGTTTTTGGCCTTGCACGAAACAAAAATAAACACATCCAACGAATAACCAAGGCGTTTCATCTTATGCACCGTTTCGTAGGGTGGGCTTGCCAATCTATACG
This window contains:
- a CDS encoding NAD(P)/FAD-dependent oxidoreductase — its product is MRHHQILIIGGGNAGISIASQLYRKNRNLDIAIVDPADKHYYQPAWTLVGGGAFDVAKTVRPQEEVMPSHVKWIQAGCTGFSPDENKVTLSDGDQVTYDQLVVCPGIQLNWDKVKGLRSAIENRQGVSSNYRFEWAPQTWDLIRNFSGKGKALFTAPNTPIKCGGAPQKIMYLAADYFRKSGLLKHDSVHFYSGGTVIFGVPEFAKTLNEVIKRYDIETHFGHNLVEVRGEEKIAVFETEVFDHHAHQAKLERMGCVVVDTSHDGRMVQVGVPFEIMHATPPQSAPDFIRDSPLAVPGNGFGWLDINKHTLQHNRYANIWGAGDATSTPNAKTGAAIRKQAPVLVENLLATMENKQGNGNYTGYGSCPLVTGYHKLVLAEFDYENKPMTSFPFDQTKERYSMWLLKKNLLPYLYWNKILKGTA
- a CDS encoding TetR/AcrR family transcriptional regulator, whose product is MEKPSRKQREWQEREVNILDAALQIAKTDGWGGLTIRKIAQRIEYSTPMIYAHFDGKEALLCRLMLMGYERLKQAISLDGGMNAPEVLTKKYLQFALEHNTLYQLMFGLQGAVLNPACLSHTAQAHHELTQHFVSVWKDTTVGLAFLAALHGHISIYLTGKELQKMVLFNQVETLLLRFLALHETKINTSNE